In the genome of Dermacentor andersoni chromosome 3, qqDerAnde1_hic_scaffold, whole genome shotgun sequence, one region contains:
- the LOC126525174 gene encoding testis-specific serine/threonine-protein kinase 3-like, whose product MAAKSPSPPAVRATTSKQFLALAGYILGREIGQGTYSKVRIGVKGDQRYAVKIIPRHLAPREYVYHFLPRELAIIPKLKHPNIIRVFDVLEIKRKVFVVMELATQGDLLLKITNDGRFSESKAFHYFEQICDAVAYLHRQNIVHRDLKCENILLSPKRQVKLADFSFARHTHNANKRKVLSRTFCGSAAYAAPEVIQNIPYRPKRYDSWSLGVILYIMVCGQLPFDDTNPFQQVRAQMSRQISFPASYGLTKMCRNLIRHLLEPYVLYRCSVPRAMKHPWMRKERIKRKLKHMKDSKLSELGRKGSDVSSAGLRAAQSDVSMAQLAAGSPGQFRARAMSASSMPRYREREDFDDSPGYYSKTTLACNTDEGPIGWGQPGMQYMPNPIFQQPMRQGHAVVNTRVVPPPMGGGYDAMGMYGNMGGGMMAGTGYMSPMAGAGMFPMQGAPMMGMPPRRRRSGGNLNINVATPRCSISVSSSSSGSYV is encoded by the exons ATGGCCGCGAAGTCTCCGAGCCCGCCCGCCGTCAGAGCCACCACCTCCAAGCAGTTCCTCGCCCTCGCCGGCTACATCTTGGGCCGCGAGATCGGCCAGGGCACCTACTCGAAAGTCAG GATTGGCGTTAAGGGCGACCAGCGTTATGCGGTTAAAATCATCCCGCGGCATCTGGCACCGCGGGAGTACGTGTACCACTTCCTCCCGCGCGAGCTGGCCATCATCCCAAAGCTGAAGCACCCGAACATCATCCGCGTCTTCGACGTGCTCGAGATCAAGCGCAAGGTGTTCGTCGTCATGGAGCTGGCCACGCAGGGCGACCTGCTGCTCAAGATCACCAACGACGGCCGCTTCTCTGAGAGCAAGGCGTTCCACTACTTCGAGCAGATCTGCGACGCGGTCGCCTACTTGCACCGGCAGAACATCGTCCACCGGGACCTCAAGTGCGAGAATATTCTGCTTAGCCCTAAACGACAAGTCAAGTTGGCAGACTTCTCGTTCGCCCGACACACGC ACAACGCGAACAAGCGCAAGGTCCTGAGTCGGACGTTCTGCGGCAGCGCGGCGTACGCGGCGCCCGAGGTGATCCAGAACATCCCGTACCGGCCCAAGCGCTACGACTCGTGGAGCCTCGGGGTGATCCTCTACATCATGGTGTGCGGCCAGCTGCCCTTCGACGACACCAACCCGTTCCAGCAGGTGCGCGCCCAGATGAGCCGCCAGATCAGCTTCCCGGCCTCGTACGGCCTCACCAAGATGTGCCGCAACCTCATCAGGCACCTGCTCGAGCCGTACGTGCTCTACCGTTGCTCCGTGCCCCGCGCCATGAAGCACCCCTGGATGCGCAAGGAGAGGATCAAGCGGAAGCTCAA GCACATGAAGGACAGCAAACTGAGCGAGCTGGGACGGAAGGGGAGCGACGTGAGCAGCGCCGGGTTGCGGGCCGCCCAGTCTGACGTGAGCATGGCGCAGCTCGCAGCAGGATCCCCGGGACAGTTCAGGGCCCGCGCCATGTCCGCATCGTCGATGCCGCGATACCGGGAGCGCGAGGACTTCGACGACTCGCCCGGCTACTACAGCAAGACAACGCTGGCCTGCAACACGGACGAAGGCCCCATCGGCTGGGGGCAGCCGGGCATGCAGTACATGCCGAACCCGATCTTCCAGCAGCCCATGCGCCAGGGTCACGCGGTCGTCAACACGCGCGTGGTCCCGCCCCCGATGGGTGGCGGCTATGACGCCATGGGAATGTACGGAAACATGGGAGGAGGCATGATGGCGGGGACGGGATACATGTCACCCATGGCCGGAGCGGGAATGTTCCCCATGCAGGGAGCGCCCATGATGGGCATGCCGCCCCGAAGGCGTCGTTCGGGCGGCAACCTGAACATAAACGTGGCCACACCGCGCTGCTCAATCTCGGTGTCCAGCAGCTCGTCGGGGTCGTACGTTTAG